The Sporomusaceae bacterium genomic sequence CGGCCCGAAACGGCGCTCGGGGTTGTTCATGCCGGAAAGCTCGCCGTTGAAAGCGCTCTCCACCCCCGACTGGCCGTAGCGCGGGCTCGAATAGCCGACGACATGGGCGGCTATCGCCCCGTAGGGGTAATGGCGGACATACCTGCCCTCCCCATCCTTTTTGCTGAAAGCCAGCTTCTCGCCCCGCCGGTCGAAAACAGTCCCCCGTTCCACCTTCTCGGCGGCCGCCGCCGTGCGGCGGTTGAGGGGATGCCCGGCAAGATAATCGCTTTGCACCACCTGGATATACGACAGGTAAAGGAACAACACCGCCAACAGACCGAGGAGGGCAAACGCGGTGCGACGAATGCTGGCGCGCAGACTGTCAAGCATCTGCCGGCCTCTTTTCCGACATGGCCAGCACCATGCCCAGCAAAATAAACGTCGCCACCACCGAACTGCCGCCGTAGCTCACCAACGGCAGCGTCACCCCTGTAAGCGGCAGGAACTTCGTAACCCCGCCGACGATAACAAGTACCTGCAGAGCCAGCAGCACCGCCAGCCCGCCGGCCAGCAGCGCCCTAAAGGGCGAAGTCGCCAGCAGCGCGGCGCGGAAAGCGCGGTAAACGAGCAGGATATAAAGCATCATCACCGCTCCGGCCCCCGCCAGCCCCAGCTCCTCGCCGATGGCCGCAAAAATGAAGTCGGTATGCACCTCGGGGACCAGCCCGGGAAAACCGTAGCCCAGGCCGCTGCCCAGCGCCCCGCCGGAGCCCAGGGCAAACAGCGACTGCACGACCTGGTACGCCCGGCCGCTGGGGTCGGCCCAGGGGTCGAGCCAGATGTCGATGCGCGCCCGCACATGCGGATAGAGCGCGTACGCAAGCACCGAACCGACGAGGAACATCCCCGCCCCCCACAAAAGATAGCCGGCCCGGCCGCTCGCCAGATAAATCATCACCGTCGCCGTGCCGAAATACAGCAGCGCCGCCCCCAGGTCCCGCTGGCCGACGAGCATCAGCATCGCCAGGCCCCACACCGCCAGCAGCGGCGCCATAATCCGCGGCTGGGGAAAGATCAGCGGCCCGTAGCGCCTGGTGGCGAACGTCAGCACCTCGCGGCGCTCGTTAAGATACGCCGCCAGGAAAAGCACGATGAAAAGCTTGGCGAACTCGGACGGCTGGAAATGCACCGGCCCGATGAACAGCCAATTCTTGTTGCCGCCGATATCCACCCCGAACAGCGCCGTCGCCAGCAGCAGGGCAATACCGGCCAGCCCCCAGAAATATTTATACTCAGACCACCGCTCCGCCTGGCGGAAAAAGAACGCGGACCCCAGGAACGCCGCCAGGCCGAACGCGGCCCACAAAGCTTGTACCATAAACAGACCGGGCTTGAGGCGAAAAACCATTATCAGCCCAAGCGCCGTCAGCACAGCCGCCAGCGGCAGCAGCAGACCGTCGCCCAAGTGGCCGGCCCGCCTGAGCGCGAAATGGGCCACAGGCCAGGCCAGCGCAAGACCGGCCGCCGCCCCCAAAGCCCGGTAATCGGGCGCTCCGCCCGCCAGGCTCACCGCCAGCACTCCGGCCAGCAGCACCGCCCCGGCCAGCAGCAGCAGGTAACACTCCCGCTTCGTATCCATCTCAGACCGCCCCGAAGCACACGAGAATAGCGGTGATATTGTCCAGACCGCCGGCGCCGTTCGCTTTCGCCACCAGCGCGGCCAGCAGCGCCGCCCCGTCGTCGTCCCGGCTCAGGGCGGCGGCGATATCGCCGTCGGTCACCATATTCGTCAAACCGTCGGTGCACAACAAAATCTTATCGCCGGCCGCCAGCGCAAAGCTGCCGGTATCCACCTTCACCCTGTCGCCCGTACCGACCGCGCGGGTCAGGATATTGCGGTGCGGGTGGAGAAGAGCTTCCTCGGCGGTTATACTGCCCTTTTTGACAAGCTCGCTCACCAGCGAATGGTCCTCGGACACCTGCGAAAGCTCGCCGGCCCGCAGCAAATAAAGGCGGCTGTCGCCGACATGCCCCCAGTGCAACACCGCGCCCTCGACGAACGCCGCCGTCAGCGTCGTGCCCATACCGGCGCGCTCGCTATCCTCCTGGGCCAGGCGGTAAACCTGTTCGTTCGCGGCGGTGATCGCCTCTCTGAGCAGCGAAGTCGGTTCTTCCCCGCCGGCGGCAGCGGCGACAATGGCGTTCACCGTCTCGGCAGCCATCCGGCTGGCGACCTCGCCGGCCACATGGCCGCCCATCCCGTCGGCGACGACAAACAGCGGCGGCTGGCATACATAACTGTCTTCGTTTGTTTCCCGGACCTTACCGATGTCCGAAAGAGCATGGGCCAGCAATACCGTCACCTCTCAAAGCGGAATGTCACCGCGCCGACGGCGATCAGGTCGCCGTTCTTCAGCAGAATTTCGTCCGCCACCCGGCGGTTGTTATGCAGCGTCCCGTTGGTGCTGTTCAGGTCGGTCAGCCAGAAAGCGTGCTTATAACGGGTAATCAAAGCATGCTCGTGGGAAACGAAACTGTCGGCGACAACGATATCGTTGCCCTCGCCGCGCCCGACCGAAACCGTCTCCGCAAGCTCGTACGAACTGCGGGTCATAGCCACCGCCCCGGCATCCACCACCACCAGCCGGGCGGCATCCTTCTCCGCCGCGGCCGACTCGTCGGCGGCCGACGGCCTCAGCCGCGCCTCGGAACGCTCGGCCTTCAAATCGCTGTACACCGCCCGCAGCACCTTGAACAAAAAATAATACAGCAGCGCCAAAACCGCGTACTGCAAGGCGATCCCGATATAATTCAGCACCATGACCTTGCTCGGCAAATCACTTCACCTCATATAAGATGACCGTGTTCCCCACCTTGACGCGGTCGCCCGCCTTCAGGCGCTTGCGGGTCACGCGGTGATTGTTTACATACGTGCCGTTAAGGCTCTTGGCGTCATACAGCGAATGCCCGCCATCCTCGAAAACCACATACGCATGCAGCCGCGATGTGTTCATATCGGTGAGCGGCAGCTCGTTGCTCTCCCGGCGGCCGATGTTGGCCCGCTCCGCCCCCAGGTCGACCTGCAGCCCCGTATCCAGGCCCTTCACCACCGTCAGCAGCCCGGCTATCGACGCCTGGCGGCTTACCGGCGGCATCCGGCCGAACACCTGGGTATCGGACATTGGCACCGGGCCGGTCGTATCCCGTTCCGGCTCCTCGGGCAGCGGCTCGCTATAGCGGCTCACCACCCGGAACTTCCCCCTGCCCCCCGCCTCGTCGCAAAAAATATCGACAATCGGCTTGCCGACAATCGTATACCCTTTGCGCTTGGCCTCGGCGGCCACGAAAACGGCCAATTCGTCGCGGATTGCCTGACCGTACGGCGTCAGCCGCTCGTAATCCTCGCTGCCGAGGAAAACGCTGTACTGATTGGGGACATAAACCTGGGAGATGCCCACCGTCCGGTCGCTCTCCATCTCGCGCGCCAGGCGCTTGGCAATCTCCACCGGCTGAAGGCCGCCGGAAAAACGGGCATTAAAAAAGCCCTCGATATACTTCTCGAAGAAATCCTCCAAGCGGCGTACAAAACCCACGGCAAAAACACTCCAATGTGTTGTCGTCCTATTATTATACGACATTATAACAAACTAGTCAAAATTACCCAACTCGGTTGCCTAGAAAAATCATCTGCATCGTTGTTCCTCAGAGCGCTTGCTAGCGTACGCCCCAAGTACGAGTCGCGGCGCGCTCTTCCGGTACGCCTTGCATCTGATGTTTTCTAGACAACCTCGGCTCATCCTTACAGTCATTTCCAATTTCGCGGCAAATCATTCCCGCCGCTCCTCGGCGGCCAGCACGGCGTGGCGGAGCTGCCCGCAGGCCGCGCGGATATCGCCGCCCATCTCCCGCCGCACCGTCGCGTTCACCCGGCCGGCCTCCAGCACGGCGTGAAACCGCCGCACCCGGCCGGCGTCCGGGCGCAGCAGACCGCACTCCGGCACCGGATTGACCGGGATAAGGTTGACGTTCGCCAGCCGTCCCTTCAGCAGCGCGGCCAGCGCCGCCGCTTGCTCGTCGCTGTCGTTCACTCCCGCGATCAGCGCATACTCGTACGTCACCCGCCGGCCGGTCGCAGCCGCGTAGCGGTCGCCCGCGGCCAGCACCGCGGCCAGCGGCCAGGTCCGGTTCACCGGCATCAGCCGCGTCCGCAGCTCGTCGTCCGGCGCATGGAGCGAAATCGCCAGCGTCACCGGCAGCCCCTCGGCCGCCAGGCGGTCGATGCCCGGCACAACCCCGGCCGTCGACAGCGTCACGCCGCGATAGCTCAGCCCGAGGCAGTACGGCTCGTGGCACAAGCGGACGAACTTTACCACATTGTCGTAATTGGCCAGCGGTTCCCCCGACCCCATGATGACGATCGAATTCACCGTTTCCCCGCGGCCGGCGAGCCTCTCGGCGGCGTACAGCACCTGGGCGATGATCTCCCCCGCCGTCAGGTCGCGTTCCACCCCCCGCAGCGTCGACGCGCAGAAAGCGCAGCCCATTGCGCAGCCCACCTGGGTAGAAACGCACACACTGTTGCCGTAGTCGTGCCTCATCAGCACCGTCTCCACCGCCAGGCCGTCCGCGAGCGCCAGCAAAAACTTGCTTGTCGCCCCGTCGGCGGCGTGCTGCTCCGCCTTGAGCGTCACCGCCCCCACAGCAAAATGCGCCGCCAGAACCTCCCGCGCCCCCTTGGGCAGGTCGGTCATAGCGGCGAAATCGCGGACATGCCGCTGATACAGCCACGCCGCCACCTGGCGGCCGCGATACTTCTCAAGGCCGTAGGGCACCACCGCGGCGGCGATCTCCCCGGCCGTCAGCCCGAAAAGATTCACCTTGTCCGTCATACCGGCTCCCGCCTTCTCTCCATCCGGGCGATGAAAAAGCCGTCCACATCGTCGGTGTGCGGCCACAGCTGCACCAGCTCGTCACCCTGCGGCGCCGGCAGCAGCGCCCCGGCGCTCGCCAGCGCGAAATCGTCCCTGCTGCCCAGGAAAGCGCGGACAACCGCCTCGTTCTCCTCCGGCTCGGTCGTGCACGTGCTGTACACAAGCACCCCGCCCGGCTTGACGCACGCCGCCGCGCTCGCCAGGGTGGCGGCCTGCAGCGCCGGCAGATCGCGCAGCATGCTCTCGCTCTTCCGCCAGCGCGAATCCGGCTTGCGGCGCAGCACCCCCAGTCCTGAGCACGGCGCGTCCACCAGCACCCGGTCGGCCTGTCCGGCGTAAACGGTATCGAGCTTCGTAGCGTCGAACACCTTCGTCTCGATTATATTCAGCCCCAGGCGGGCGGCGTTCTCCGCCGTCAGCTTCAGCTTATGCTCGTACAAATCGGTCGACAGCACCCGGCCCCTGTTGCCCATCAGCGCCGCCAGGTGGGTGCTCTTGCCGCCCGGCGCCCCGCAGGCGTCGATAACGAATTCGCCCGGCTGCGGCCCCACCACGTGAGCCACCAGCATCGAGCTCTCGTCCTGCACCTGGAAAAGCCCCTCCTTCAGGGAATTCAGCCGGGCCAGCGCAGGGTACTCCCGGCAGACTATGCCCTCGGGCGTCCAACGCGACGGCTCGCCCGCCGCCCCTTCGTCCGCCAGCCGGGCCAGCAGCTCCTCGCGGCTTATCCGCAGCGTATTAGTCCGCAGCGACAGCGGCGGCGTCGCGTTGTCGGCCGCCAGCAGCGCCTCGCAAGCCTCGAAACCCAATCGGGCCAGCCACCTCGTCACCAGCCACTCGGGGTGGAAATACTTCAGCGCCAGATAACGCGCCGGCTCCTTCGCCGCATCGGGATACGCCGCCTTCTCCGGCTCGCGGCCCGCGCTCCGCAGCACCGCGTTCACGAACTTCACCGTACCGGCGTGGCCGTGCTTCTTCGCCAGCTCCACCGCCTGATTGCAGGCCGCCGACACCGGCACGCGGGACAAAAAAAAGATCTGGTATACGCCCATACGCAGGATATTGCGGATCATCGGATCGATCTTCGCCAGCGGCCGGCTGCAGTAATGGCCGAGCAGCCAGTCGAGCGTCGCGCCCGCCTTCACCGTTCCGTACACAAGCTCGGTCACGAACCGGCGGTCCTGGTCGGACAGCGGCCGCCGCCCCAGCTCGCGGGCCAGCGCAATATTGGCGTACGCGCCCCCCGTATCGACTTCGTTTATGATCTTGAGCGCAACATCACGCGCATCAATAGCCATTGAACCTCTTCCTTCCAAAGCAACGATATGGACATAGGCCGTTCAGAAAGCCCCAGATGCACGTTCTGACTACCCGGCTTCATCAGCGCTTCACGCTTTATGCCGATAGTCGTTCCGAATTATGTACGGGTCGGCTCCGCCAGGCGTGCCGCGACGCGTACTCGGGTCGTACGCTAGCAAGCGCCTGGCGGAACAACAACGCAGATGGGGCTTTATCAACGGCCGTCGACAAGGAAATTTTTGAGGGTGGCCTCCACACGCGCCATATCCACCGTCGTATTGCAGCACGGCCCCTCCGGCCTCTCGTTCAGTACCCCCACCACCGGCAGGGGATAAACATCCTGGATGCCGCTGGTCAGATCGCGCTCGCAAGCGATCGCCAGCACGGCGTGCGGCCGGATCGTCTTGACCACCTTGCGGGCCAGCGTCCCGCCCGTCACCACCGCCACATGCACCCCGTACTTCTCCGACAGCGCCAGCAGGTCGCTCACCCGGCACTTGCCGCACGAACGGCAGTTGTGCACATCGCGGGTAATCTTATACGGACACGACTCGTGCTGGATGCAGTGCGGTGTCAGGATGAGCAGCCTGTCCGCCCTCACCCGCACCTGTTTCTGGCGCACAAGCTGGTTGCTCACCTCGATGAACGAGCGTTCCACCCGTTCCTTGTCGATGTCGAACACCTTGCCGATGCGGATGGCCAGCGGGAAAAGCAGTTGGATGGCCGACCAGGCCAACCCCCGGAAAACCGTCAGTGTCGGGTAGCCGAGCAGCGCCATCACGATACTGCCGACGCCGGCGATGGCGGCCAGCACGACCGCCGCAAGCAGGATGCCGAGCGCCAGCGGCAGATAGGCGCTGATATTGGCCAAACCCAGAAAGCTGACGTGCCATAACGCGTAACCGGCCAGAACCGCCAGCGCCATGCTCGCCAGTATCAGCCCGAGAAACAGGCGCTTGCGCGGCCGTGACACCGCTTCCATCATAACCATCCCACCTTTACGCCAAGGTTTCGCCCACCGTCAACCCGTAACCGCGGATATATTCCCCCATCCCCATGCGCCGCCGGTTCTCCGGCTGCACCTCCGTGAGCCGCACCGCGCCAGCGCCGGTAAGCACCACCGCCCCGACGTCGTCAGCCGCGACCACCCGGCCTGGCTGTCCGCCGCCGGGCGCCGTCGCCACCGACTCGCTCCGCCAGACCTTGAGCGGCCTGTCCGCGTGGAGGCAGTACGCCCCCGGCCACGGACTGAGACCGCGCACCTGATTGTGCACCGTCGCCGCCGGCCGGCTCCAGTCGATGCGCTCGACGGCCCGCGTCAAAAGCGGCGCATATGTCGCCGCCGCCCCGTCCTGGGGCGTCCGCGGCGCCGTG encodes the following:
- a CDS encoding FtsW/RodA/SpoVE family cell cycle protein — encoded protein: MDTKRECYLLLLAGAVLLAGVLAVSLAGGAPDYRALGAAAGLALAWPVAHFALRRAGHLGDGLLLPLAAVLTALGLIMVFRLKPGLFMVQALWAAFGLAAFLGSAFFFRQAERWSEYKYFWGLAGIALLLATALFGVDIGGNKNWLFIGPVHFQPSEFAKLFIVLFLAAYLNERREVLTFATRRYGPLIFPQPRIMAPLLAVWGLAMLMLVGQRDLGAALLYFGTATVMIYLASGRAGYLLWGAGMFLVGSVLAYALYPHVRARIDIWLDPWADPSGRAYQVVQSLFALGSGGALGSGLGYGFPGLVPEVHTDFIFAAIGEELGLAGAGAVMMLYILLVYRAFRAALLATSPFRALLAGGLAVLLALQVLVIVGGVTKFLPLTGVTLPLVSYGGSSVVATFILLGMVLAMSEKRPADA
- a CDS encoding Stp1/IreP family PP2C-type Ser/Thr phosphatase — protein: MTVLLAHALSDIGKVRETNEDSYVCQPPLFVVADGMGGHVAGEVASRMAAETVNAIVAAAAGGEEPTSLLREAITAANEQVYRLAQEDSERAGMGTTLTAAFVEGAVLHWGHVGDSRLYLLRAGELSQVSEDHSLVSELVKKGSITAEEALLHPHRNILTRAVGTGDRVKVDTGSFALAAGDKILLCTDGLTNMVTDGDIAAALSRDDDGAALLAALVAKANGAGGLDNITAILVCFGAV
- a CDS encoding FHA domain-containing protein translates to MPSKVMVLNYIGIALQYAVLALLYYFLFKVLRAVYSDLKAERSEARLRPSAADESAAAEKDAARLVVVDAGAVAMTRSSYELAETVSVGRGEGNDIVVADSFVSHEHALITRYKHAFWLTDLNSTNGTLHNNRRVADEILLKNGDLIAVGAVTFRFER
- a CDS encoding DUF3662 and FHA domain-containing protein, translated to MGFVRRLEDFFEKYIEGFFNARFSGGLQPVEIAKRLAREMESDRTVGISQVYVPNQYSVFLGSEDYERLTPYGQAIRDELAVFVAAEAKRKGYTIVGKPIVDIFCDEAGGRGKFRVVSRYSEPLPEEPERDTTGPVPMSDTQVFGRMPPVSRQASIAGLLTVVKGLDTGLQVDLGAERANIGRRESNELPLTDMNTSRLHAYVVFEDGGHSLYDAKSLNGTYVNNHRVTRKRLKAGDRVKVGNTVILYEVK
- the rlmN gene encoding 23S rRNA (adenine(2503)-C(2))-methyltransferase RlmN encodes the protein MTDKVNLFGLTAGEIAAAVVPYGLEKYRGRQVAAWLYQRHVRDFAAMTDLPKGAREVLAAHFAVGAVTLKAEQHAADGATSKFLLALADGLAVETVLMRHDYGNSVCVSTQVGCAMGCAFCASTLRGVERDLTAGEIIAQVLYAAERLAGRGETVNSIVIMGSGEPLANYDNVVKFVRLCHEPYCLGLSYRGVTLSTAGVVPGIDRLAAEGLPVTLAISLHAPDDELRTRLMPVNRTWPLAAVLAAGDRYAAATGRRVTYEYALIAGVNDSDEQAAALAALLKGRLANVNLIPVNPVPECGLLRPDAGRVRRFHAVLEAGRVNATVRREMGGDIRAACGQLRHAVLAAEERRE
- the rsmB gene encoding 16S rRNA (cytosine(967)-C(5))-methyltransferase RsmB is translated as MDARDVALKIINEVDTGGAYANIALARELGRRPLSDQDRRFVTELVYGTVKAGATLDWLLGHYCSRPLAKIDPMIRNILRMGVYQIFFLSRVPVSAACNQAVELAKKHGHAGTVKFVNAVLRSAGREPEKAAYPDAAKEPARYLALKYFHPEWLVTRWLARLGFEACEALLAADNATPPLSLRTNTLRISREELLARLADEGAAGEPSRWTPEGIVCREYPALARLNSLKEGLFQVQDESSMLVAHVVGPQPGEFVIDACGAPGGKSTHLAALMGNRGRVLSTDLYEHKLKLTAENAARLGLNIIETKVFDATKLDTVYAGQADRVLVDAPCSGLGVLRRKPDSRWRKSESMLRDLPALQAATLASAAACVKPGGVLVYSTCTTEPEENEAVVRAFLGSRDDFALASAGALLPAPQGDELVQLWPHTDDVDGFFIARMERRREPV
- a CDS encoding DUF116 domain-containing protein translates to MMEAVSRPRKRLFLGLILASMALAVLAGYALWHVSFLGLANISAYLPLALGILLAAVVLAAIAGVGSIVMALLGYPTLTVFRGLAWSAIQLLFPLAIRIGKVFDIDKERVERSFIEVSNQLVRQKQVRVRADRLLILTPHCIQHESCPYKITRDVHNCRSCGKCRVSDLLALSEKYGVHVAVVTGGTLARKVVKTIRPHAVLAIACERDLTSGIQDVYPLPVVGVLNERPEGPCCNTTVDMARVEATLKNFLVDGR